CCTCGGCGGCCCGCTCCAGACGCACCGCGAGCCGTCCGCAGGCCGCGCTCAGATGATCCCGCTCCCGGTCGGAGAGTTCCGGCGGATGTGAGCCGGGCCAGGTCACGAAGATCGCGCCGTACTCCTTGGTGTCCGTCGCCACGGGCAGCGCGGCGAGGGCGAAGGGATAGGGAAGCACCACGGCGATCCGCGGATAGCGGCGGGCCATGTCCTCCTCGCCGCCCACCCACACCAGCCGCCGCTCCCGGACCGCCTCGGCGACCGGGATCGGGGCGCTGAGCCCCACCCGTTCCCAGGGCGCCGCGAAGGCCCGAGGCAGCCCGGCCATCACCGCCATCTCCAGGACCGGCTCGCCGGACGCCAGCAGATACACCGCGCCGGAGTGGGCGTGCACCTCGTCCATCATCGAGGCCAGCGCCAGCGACAGCAGCGGCCGCCCGACCCGCGTCCGCGCGGTCGCGGGCGCCTGCACGCCCCTGCCATCGCCCACGCCGCCCACCTCCTCGCGCGCCCCGCGGGGCCCGGGCCCGGCATGCGACGGGCTCCGGGATCAAATCTGCCCCTCGGCGGCGGGACGCGCACGGCGAGCGGACCCGGCACCGGCGATGCGAAGGCGATCCCGTGTCGCGGCCGGCCATATACCCTCTCGCGCCCCACCCATTCCCCTCCATTCGAAGCGCGGCACGGCGTACGGGAGCCGTCAGTGCGCCCCCGCGCACCCTGATGGCCGGTTCTTCGCGCCCGGGGGAGGTGCGGGACGCGAACAATGGGGCAGTCGCTTCTCACCCATGGAACCGGCGAACGGCAACGCGAGGGGACGGGCAGTGATCCGGGTTCTTCTGGTGCACGACGAGTGTCTGGTCAGGTCGGTCCTGGCGGAGTGGTTACGCAGGGAACCGGACCTGGGGGTGTACGACGCCCCCTGGCGCAACGCACCGGGCCGGCTGCGAACCCTGCGGCCGGACGTCTGCGCGGCCGACCTGGAGTGCTCGGACAGCTACGGCATCCCGCCGCTCGGTGAGCTCGACGCCCGAGCGGCCGGGGGGCCCTCGCCACGGCTCCTCGTTCTCGCCAGCGCAAACCGCCCCGGCCTGCTGAAACGGGCCGTGGAGGCGGGGGCGCTCGGCTACGTCGACAAGGAGGGCGCGCCGGAACGCCTGGTCCACGGCATCCGCCGCGTCGCTGAAGGAAAACGTTTCGTCGACGACTCGCTCGGCTTCGGTTTCCTCAAGGCCGCCGAGATGCCGCTGACCCGTCGCGAGCTGAGCGTGTTATCCCTGGCCGCCGAGGGGGCCTCCGTCGCCGAGATCGCCGGAAGCCTGCACCTGTCCCACGGGACGGTGCGCAACTACATGGCGGCCATCACCCGCAAGACCGGCGCCCGCAACCGCATCGACGCGATCCGGATCTCCCAGGGAGAGGGCTGGCTGTGACAGCACCGGCGACCAGCTGCCGACCAGGTCGCGGTAGAGCGCGGAGCGGCGCATCAGCTCGTCGTGCGTGCCGTACGCCGTCGCCCGCCCGTCCATGACCAGGATCCGGTCGGCCCGTCGCGCCGAGCTGATCCGATGCGCGACGACCACCAGCGTGCCCCCGGGCCGCTCCGCGAAGGCCCGCTCCGCGCGTTCCTCGGCGCGCGGGTCCAGATGGCAGGTCGCCTCGTCCAGGAGGACGAGTGGAGCGTACGAGAGATGGGCCCGGGTGAGGGCGATCAGCTGCCGCTCGCCCGCGGAGAGCGCCGCCGGGTCGACCGTGGCGGCGGGTCCGCCGAGCGTCTCCAGCAGCGGCAGCAGCCCCACCGCCTCGGCCGCCGCGAGCAGTTCCGCCTCGGGCACCGGGTCGGGCCGCAGCAGCCCGAGGTTCTCGGCGAGGGTGCCGGAGTGGACGTAGGCCTCCTGCGGGACCAGGACCCGGCGGGCCGCGGCCTGCGCCCCGGGCACCGGGTACCCGCACACCCGGATCACGCCACTCCCGGGCTCCAGCACGCCGGCGACGAGTGCGGTGAGCGTGGACTTGCCGATGCCGCTCGGGCCGACGACGGCGAGATGGGCGCCGGGCCGCAGTTCGAGGTCGAGGCCGTCGACGACGGGGGCCGCGGCGGGGCCGTAGGCGAAGGTGACGGACCTGAGGGTGAGGGCGGGGATGCCGGGCGGATCCTCGGCGGGGCGGTGCAGCCGGCCGGTCGGGGTGGCGGACGCCGGCCCGTCCTCGTGGAGCAGCCGGCGCAGCACCACCGCCAGCCGTGAGCCGCTGGTGCCCAGGCCGTGGACGAGGTTGCGCAGGGCGGGCAGCAGCGACTGGGTGACGTAGGAGAGCGCGCCGACCAGGGCGCCCGGGGTGACGTCATGGTCGAGGAGCCAGGGGGCGGCCAACAGCAGGAGCACGATGGGGAGTTCGCCGCCGATGGTCAGCGCGGCCACCCGCAGGACGCCCCAGCGGGCCAGCGAGGTCGCGGCCCGCCGCTCGGCGTCGATGTGGTGCCCGGTGTCGGCGGCGACCTGTTCCTCCGCCCCGGCCGCGGTGATGTCCCGCAGGCCCGGGCAGACGGCGCCGTAGCGTGCGGCGAGCGCCTCGTCGGCGACGAGGAAGGCCTCCTGCCGGCGGGCCAGCGGACGCAGCGTGGTCAGGAAGAGGGCCACTCCGGCGAGCAGCGGGAGCCCGACGACCAGCAGGAGGGGCGGGGCGAGCGAGAACAGGCCGATCAGCGCTCCGGCCGTGGTGAACACGAACGAGCGCGACACCGTGACGAGCCCCGCGAACGTGTCCCGGGCGATCTCGGTCTGCTGGGTGAGCCCGGACAGCGCCTTGGGGTCGCCCTCCCGTACGCCGTGCGTCACGACCCGGGTCACCAGGCCGTCCCTGAGCGGTTCGACCAGTTCGGCCACCGCGGTGTAGACCCGGGCCGTGCCGAACGCCCCGACCAGTACCCCGAGTCCGGCGACGCCGAGCCAGGCCAGTCCGACGCTCGCCCGTCCCGCCAGGAACCCGTCGTCCAGGGCGCGGGCGGGGGCGTAGCCGGTGAGGAACGTCTGCCCGGTCTCCAGCACCGACCAGGCGGCCAGCCGTACCACGACCCGCCACCGGTCCCGGAGGAAGCGCAGCCCTCGACGGGTGATCACGGCTGTTCCCCGTCCGTGAACACCGCGCGGTAGTCCGGCAGTTGCCACAACCTCGCGTGCGGGCCCACCGCCCGCACCCGGCCCCCGTCCAGCCACGCCACCGCGTCCGCCCGGGCCGCGGTCGCGGCCCGGTGGGCGACCAGCAGCCGGGTGCCGTCCGCGCCGGAGCCGACCAGGGACGCGGTGATCTGGGCCTCCGTCACGGTGTCGAGGCTGGAGAGGGCGTCGTCGAGGACGAGAAGCCGGCCGCCGTGGGCGAACGCCCGGGCCAGACCGAGGCGTTGGGCCTCGCCGCCGGAGCGCGGGGCGTCGGAGCAGAGCGTGGCGTACCCGGCGGGCAGCCGGTTGACGAAGTCGTCCGCGTGCGCGGTGCGGGCCGCTTCACGCACGCGCGCGGGGGACAGGGGCGCGGGCCCGAGGCCGATCTCCTCCTCCAGGGTGCCGCCCAGCAGCGCGGGCCGGTCGAAGGCGTGCCCGATCGCCCCGCGCAGCTCGTCATGGGTCAACTCTCTGAGGGGGACGCCGTCCAGGAGGACCTCCCCGGCGTCCGGGTCGACGAGTCGTCCGGCGAGCGCGGCCAGCAGTGACTTTCCGGCGCCGGACCGGCCGACCACGGCGAGGGTCGTCCCGCCGGGCACGACGAGGTCGATGTCGTCGAGGACCACCCGTCCGCCGCGACGGGCCGTCACCCCGCGCAGTTCCAGCCGGCCGGGGCCGGGCGGTAGTCGCCGGTCTCCGTAGGCCTGGGCGGATTCGGCCAGCACCTCGGTGAGACGTCCGGTGGCCGCGCGGGCGCGGGCGAGGCTCGCGAGCTGCCCCACCAGCATGCCGACGCCGCCGGCCAGCACCGCGTACCGCGAGGCCGCGAGGACCTCGCCGACGGTGACCCGGTGGTGGGCGAGCAGCAGCCCGGCGACGGCGACGACACCGAGCTGGAGCAGCGGGGCCACGGCGACGGACTGGCCGGCGGCCCGCCCCTGCACCCGCCACATGCGGTGCCCGGCCCGGGACAGCTCGGGCAACGGCCGCAGGACGCGCGCGGCTTCCCGCTGTGCGGTACCGGCCGCCTGGATGGTGCGGTGACCGCCGACGGCCTCGGAGAGCGCCGCCGCGATGCGCCCCTGCTCCTGTTGGTAGTGGGCGACGCACTCCCGGGTGTCGCGGGCGAAGGCGCGCAGCAGCAGCGCCAGCACGGGCGCCCCGGCCAGCAGGACGGCCGCGAGCCACGGATCGATGAGGGCGAGGGCCACGAGTGCGCCGACCGGTCCGGCGAGGGCGGCCAGCAGGGCGGCGCGGGCGGTGGGCGCGGTGCCGGCCTGCGCGGCGTTGCCGACGAGGCGGGCGACGAGGTCGCCGGGCCCGAAGCGTTCGGTGGCGCGCGGGCCGACGGCCAGGACATGGCCGGTCAGGCGCCTGCGCAGCCAGGAGGTGGTGCGGGCGTCGAGGGTGCCGCCGAGCACGGTCTCGGCCGCGTCGAGCAGGGCGAGCAGCAGGACGAGCGCGGCGCAGTACGCCACCCAGCGGGTCGCCGGGGCTCCGGCCAGCAGCAGGTCGAGGGCGCGGCCCAGCGCGGCGGGCAGCAGCAGCCCGGCGCCGGTGGCGGCCGTGCTCACCAGGCACAGGGCCAGACACCGGGCGGGGGCCGGACCCAGGGGCCCGAACACCGTCGTGGTCGTACGCGCTGCCGGTGCGGTCGTCATGGGGCCCTCTCCGTACGTGCGGGACCCCGGGCGGCCCTTCCCTCTCGGGAGCGGGCCGCCCGGAGCCTTGGAGGCACGAGGTGCGTCAGAGACAGAGCGTGATGCTCGCGGCGCTGACACAGGAGAGCAGGCTGAGGCTGCTGACGCCGCCGCCACCCGTCGTCTCGTCGGACTCCATGGTCTGAAGGTCGAGAAGTGCCATGTCGGTTTCCTCTCTTCGGGGTTGCCGTCACCTGTGGGGACGGGGTCGGATCACGATTCCGTCAGTTCACGGAACCGCGCTGTGGGGGCCGCCGGAGCGGCGGGAGGAAGGGCAGATGGGTGTCCGCCCCGGCGTCGAGGGCCGCGCCGAGCGCGAGCAGGCAACCGGCCGTGCCGGTGCCCAGGTCCATCGACAGCCGCATCATCTGGTGTCCGGGGAAGGCCAGTTGGCCCTGGTAGGACATGGAGAACCAGCCGAGTCCGTCGATCTGCTCGGCGAGCCGGGCCCGGGCGCCGGGCGTGGACGTGCGGGCGAGGTGCAGGATCAGCCCGGCCCGGCCCTGGAAGAGGCCCGGCTGTACGTAGAAGCGGAAGGTGGCGGCGGTGAGGATGCCGGCCCGGACGTCCGCCAACTCGCCGCCGGTGTGGGCGAGATAGTCGTCCAGGACCATCCCGACGCCCGCGCTGCCCTCGCCGAGGTAGGGCAGCGTCCGCCAGCCCTCGTCGACCTCCAGCGAGCCGTTCGGGTGCGTCACACAGGAGTCGAGGTCCCGCTGGAGGGCGGTCCCGGCCGCCTTCAACAACCGTTCCTCACCGGTCCGTTCGTACTCCCGCAGCAGGAACAGCGCGGGCCCGCTCGCCCCGCGCATCAGCCCGGCCCGGCGCCGCCGGGGGCTGTCCGGAAGGGGCTCCTCAAGACGTCGTACGAGGATGTCGGCGGCCTCGGCGGCACGGTCCCGCAGCTGCGACTCACCGCTCGTGCGGGCGAGTTCGGCGAGGACCAGGCCGAGGCCGGCCAGGCCGCCGTGCAGGTCGGAGGAGAGGTTCTGCCAGCGCTCGGCGAGGATCGAGCCGACCAGGTCGAGGGCGCGCTGCCGATGACCGAGCCGGTCCAGGACATGGGCGACGCCCGCGAGCCCGTCGTACAGCCCGAGCGGGGTGCCCGTCGGCGGGGGAGCGGTACGGGCCAGCAGCCAGCGCTCGCCCTCCTCGTACCGCTCGGCGCCGACCGCGTCCAGCGCGTACAGGACCCCGGCCGCGCCGTGGGCGAGGCCGAGGCCGCCGCCGTCGTTGAACTGGGTGATGTCGCCCGGGAAGAGCCGGTCGTCGCGTTCCGGGGTGGCCGAGGCGAGGAGGGCCTTGACCATGGAGTCACGGCTGTGGGGCCAGTCGGCGGGTTCCACGAAGGGCTTCACGAGTGCGGGGACCGGTGATGTCGTCCCGGTGTCCCGGGTGATCTCCGCGACCGCGTCGTCCAGGAACTCCTTCGGCACGTCCGGGAACTGACGCAGGATCACCTCCGCAAGATGGGCCGCCTTGCCGCGGTCGACCACGAACAGCGTGGTGACCGGCAGGAACAGGGCGATCCGCAGACAGGCCAGCGCGTACCGGTCGACGTCGACGCCCGTGCGGTCCGGCGGCGCGAAGAAGCCGGGGTGCGCGACCACCTGGCGGCCCTGTTCGTCGACCGGCGCCGCCGCCTCGAAGTCGAGCAGGGACACCGACTCCTCGTCGGGTCCGATCATGATGTTGAAGACATGCAGGTCGTTGAAGACGATGCCGCGCGCGTGGATCGCCTCCACCGCCCGCTCGACACCGTCGTACACGCGCAGCGCCCACGCCGTGTAGTCGGCCACGGCCTTCGGATCGGGGTCGGGGGTGAGCAGTGGGTGGCGCTCGGCGAAGAACGCGTTCAGCGGACGCCCCTCCAGGAAGTCCATGACCAGGAACCGGTGGTCGCCGAGCGTGAACCAGTCCCGCACCCGCGGCACCACACCCGTCCCCGCCACCTGCTCAAGGGCGTCCTTCTCCCGCTCCAGGCGGGCGATCGCGTCCGCCCCGTCGGCGGCCAGGCCCGCGTGCGGCCGGCCCTCCTTGAGGACGACTCTGCTGCCGTCGCGGGTGTCGGTGCCCGAGTAGACCCCGCCGCCGTTGGAGAAGTGCAGTGCCTTCTCGATCCGGTACGGCAGCTCGCCCACCGTCGTGGTGTTCCGCGCCGCCAGATGCGGGGCCAGGAACGCCGGGAGCGTCACCCACTCGGGGACCTGGAAGGACGGCGCCCTGCGGTCCGGCACCAGGGTTCCCTCGCCGTCCCGCACCGCCGGCACCAGCGAGCCCCGCTCGTCGACAACGAACTGGCGTGCGAACGCCCCGTAGCGGACGTACAGCGGTCCCTCGCCCCAGCGCAGATCGGTCAGGATGTACGGCCCCTCGAACCCCTCAAGGAGCTCCCCCAGCTCGCGCAGCACCACATGCAGCTGCTCCTCGTCGGCCGGGTAGAGGGTGACGAACTTGCCGCTGCTGTCGCGGGCCGCGTACTTGGTGTTGCGCAGATGCAGCAGATACGGCCCCGGCACGAACTTGAACGGGATGCGCCGCGGCACGCAGTAGTCCCACACGATCGCCGCGATCCGCTCCGCGTTCGCCCGAGTGGCCGAGGCATGGACCTTCCAGCCCTGCGCCGGACCGGTCACCCGCTTGCCGTCCGCCCCCAGCGGCGTCAACGTCAGCCAGTCGCCGATCCGCGTCGCGTCCCAGCCCTCCGGCACCTCGCGCCGCGCCACCTCGTACAGGGGCGTGGCCTGCCGCGCTCCCGCGGACAGCCGGTCCGGCGTGTCGTAGAAGTGCCGGTCGGCGAGCGCGTACACCTCGTACCGCTTGTCCATGCCTCCCCTTCCTTGGCCCGGCAACGAGCTTCCAGCGGCGGCACGGGGCGCGGACAGTCGCCGCTGTCACGAGATCACCGTGCGGAACGCATGCGTAAAGACTTGTTCGGCGACTTTCGAGCCTCACCCCCGCACCGGCCCCGCGGAGACTCCACGGAACGGTCACAGGGGCTGCGCAGGTGCCGCATAAGCGCTGTAATGGCGGACGTGGTCAGTGAGGGAGCTGCGGGACGCAGAACGAGAACGCTGCGTGCCGAAATTGCCCTCAAAGCGCTCACAGCCGGTCCCGGCGCACCCGAACGACTACGGAGCGTCCTCGAACAGGTGCTCGTCTTCGCCAGGGCGTCCTTCGCCGCCGTGTACGCCCCCAGCGACGACGGCGAGCTGCTCTGCCTCGTGGAGGGCGTCGGCGTACCGCGCACCCTGTACGGGCTGCGGGACGGCTATCCCAGGGCCGGCGGATCCCCGGTGGCCGACGTGCACCGCACCGGACGGGCGGCCTGGCTCGGCCCACGGGACCTCGCCGAGTCCGCCGAGGCGCGGCGCGTGCCGTACCGGGACTTCCATCTGGCGGCCCTGCCCGCCCACGGCGACGGGGGCGGCGGCTGTCTCGTCGCCGTGAGCGAGGGCCTCGACGGCTTCGACACCGACGACCGCAAATGCCTGGAGCTGCTCGCCGACGCCGTGGTGTGCCCCGTCCCGGCCGCCGAGGCCGCCGAGGGCGGGGAACTGCTCGCCGGCGCGTTCAGCCTCGCCATGGACACCGGGCGCGTCGAGGTCGGCGACGACATCCTCGACCTGTTCGCGCTGGGGCGGGACGACTTCGACGGCCGGGTGGAGACCCTGCTGGCGCTGACC
This DNA window, taken from Streptomyces sp. NBC_00663, encodes the following:
- a CDS encoding ATP-binding cassette domain-containing protein; the protein is MTRRGLRFLRDRWRVVVRLAAWSVLETGQTFLTGYAPARALDDGFLAGRASVGLAWLGVAGLGVLVGAFGTARVYTAVAELVEPLRDGLVTRVVTHGVREGDPKALSGLTQQTEIARDTFAGLVTVSRSFVFTTAGALIGLFSLAPPLLLVVGLPLLAGVALFLTTLRPLARRQEAFLVADEALAARYGAVCPGLRDITAAGAEEQVAADTGHHIDAERRAATSLARWGVLRVAALTIGGELPIVLLLLAAPWLLDHDVTPGALVGALSYVTQSLLPALRNLVHGLGTSGSRLAVVLRRLLHEDGPASATPTGRLHRPAEDPPGIPALTLRSVTFAYGPAAAPVVDGLDLELRPGAHLAVVGPSGIGKSTLTALVAGVLEPGSGVIRVCGYPVPGAQAAARRVLVPQEAYVHSGTLAENLGLLRPDPVPEAELLAAAEAVGLLPLLETLGGPAATVDPAALSAGERQLIALTRAHLSYAPLVLLDEATCHLDPRAEERAERAFAERPGGTLVVVAHRISSARRADRILVMDGRATAYGTHDELMRRSALYRDLVGSWSPVLSQPALSLGDPDRVDAVAGAGLAGDGRHVVAHRPVGQVQASGDLGDGGPLGGQG
- a CDS encoding ABC transporter ATP-binding protein, with translation MTTAPAARTTTTVFGPLGPAPARCLALCLVSTAATGAGLLLPAALGRALDLLLAGAPATRWVAYCAALVLLLALLDAAETVLGGTLDARTTSWLRRRLTGHVLAVGPRATERFGPGDLVARLVGNAAQAGTAPTARAALLAALAGPVGALVALALIDPWLAAVLLAGAPVLALLLRAFARDTRECVAHYQQEQGRIAAALSEAVGGHRTIQAAGTAQREAARVLRPLPELSRAGHRMWRVQGRAAGQSVAVAPLLQLGVVAVAGLLLAHHRVTVGEVLAASRYAVLAGGVGMLVGQLASLARARAATGRLTEVLAESAQAYGDRRLPPGPGRLELRGVTARRGGRVVLDDIDLVVPGGTTLAVVGRSGAGKSLLAALAGRLVDPDAGEVLLDGVPLRELTHDELRGAIGHAFDRPALLGGTLEEEIGLGPAPLSPARVREAARTAHADDFVNRLPAGYATLCSDAPRSGGEAQRLGLARAFAHGGRLLVLDDALSSLDTVTEAQITASLVGSGADGTRLLVAHRAATAARADAVAWLDGGRVRAVGPHARLWQLPDYRAVFTDGEQP
- a CDS encoding SapB/AmfS family lanthipeptide, producing the protein MALLDLQTMESDETTGGGGVSSLSLLSCVSAASITLCL
- the lanKC gene encoding class III lanthionine synthetase LanKC codes for the protein MDKRYEVYALADRHFYDTPDRLSAGARQATPLYEVARREVPEGWDATRIGDWLTLTPLGADGKRVTGPAQGWKVHASATRANAERIAAIVWDYCVPRRIPFKFVPGPYLLHLRNTKYAARDSSGKFVTLYPADEEQLHVVLRELGELLEGFEGPYILTDLRWGEGPLYVRYGAFARQFVVDERGSLVPAVRDGEGTLVPDRRAPSFQVPEWVTLPAFLAPHLAARNTTTVGELPYRIEKALHFSNGGGVYSGTDTRDGSRVVLKEGRPHAGLAADGADAIARLEREKDALEQVAGTGVVPRVRDWFTLGDHRFLVMDFLEGRPLNAFFAERHPLLTPDPDPKAVADYTAWALRVYDGVERAVEAIHARGIVFNDLHVFNIMIGPDEESVSLLDFEAAAPVDEQGRQVVAHPGFFAPPDRTGVDVDRYALACLRIALFLPVTTLFVVDRGKAAHLAEVILRQFPDVPKEFLDDAVAEITRDTGTTSPVPALVKPFVEPADWPHSRDSMVKALLASATPERDDRLFPGDITQFNDGGGLGLAHGAAGVLYALDAVGAERYEEGERWLLARTAPPPTGTPLGLYDGLAGVAHVLDRLGHRQRALDLVGSILAERWQNLSSDLHGGLAGLGLVLAELARTSGESQLRDRAAEAADILVRRLEEPLPDSPRRRRAGLMRGASGPALFLLREYERTGEERLLKAAGTALQRDLDSCVTHPNGSLEVDEGWRTLPYLGEGSAGVGMVLDDYLAHTGGELADVRAGILTAATFRFYVQPGLFQGRAGLILHLARTSTPGARARLAEQIDGLGWFSMSYQGQLAFPGHQMMRLSMDLGTGTAGCLLALGAALDAGADTHLPFLPPLRRPPQRGSVN